A portion of the Ptiloglossa arizonensis isolate GNS036 chromosome 11, iyPtiAriz1_principal, whole genome shotgun sequence genome contains these proteins:
- the LOC143152810 gene encoding uncharacterized protein LOC143152810 — MLRRVPCPLIVVACSLLLAQAACYAREPRVYRGRRDARIAENDDASQPSASGATSLVVTDNGDLAPSATGHQDRHHESGGGQSHRADHHEEHAEEGDKGYKSHHHRDKSDKGEHDKEHREGNHEEHGGHKKSHHDEHEKHGEHHEGEKGHKGGKFGEKKGHKKGHKTKGYHNKFHKDEYHKEHKFYDDYHKGGHHKKQGDFHGHHEMKEGENKKGGHQHSGYHEDHRGKKGHHDKGHLDEQHKGHHGKHGHDDHYSHHDSYGKKGDQQSGKKFGYDKGHKG, encoded by the coding sequence ATGCTGCGACGAGTCCCGTGTCCCCTGATCGTCGTCGCGTGTTCGTTGCTGTTGGCGCAGGCGGCGTGTTACGCGCGAGAACCGCGTGTTTATCGGGGCCGTCGCGATGCCCGGATAGCGGAGAACGACGACGCCTCGCAGCCTTCCGCGTCGGGCGCGACGAGCCTCGTGGTTACCGATAACGGCGACCTGGCGCCGTCGGCCACGGGTCATCAGGACCGACATCACGAATCGGGCGGTGGCCAGAGTCATCGCGCGGATCATCACGAGGAACACGCCGAGGAGGGGGACAAAGGTTACAAGAGCCACCATCATCGCGATAAGAGCGACAAAGGCGAGCACGATAAGGAACACCGCGAGGGTAACCACGAGGAGCACGGCGGTCACAAGAAATCCCATcacgacgagcacgagaaacacGGTGAACACCACGAAGGTGAGAAGGGACACAAGGGTGGTAAATTCGGCGAGAAGAAGGGCCACAAGAAGGGGCACAAGACCAAAGGATACCACAACAAGTTCCACAAGGACGAGTACCACAAGGAGCACAAGTTCTACGACGATTACCACAAAGGTGGGCATCACAAGAAACAAGGGGACTTCCACGGACACCACGAGATGAAAGAGGGCGAGAACAAAAAGGGCGGGCACCAACATTCCGGTTACCACGAGGATCATCGAGGAAAGAAGGGACACCACGACAAGGGCCATCTGGACGAGCAACACAAGGGTCATCACGGGAAACACGGCCACGACGATCATTACAGTCATCACGATTCTTACGGGAAGAAGGGCGACCAACAGAGCGGGAAGAAGTTCGGTTACGATAAAGGGCACAAGGGCTGA